The following coding sequences are from one Humulus lupulus chromosome X, drHumLupu1.1, whole genome shotgun sequence window:
- the LOC133804519 gene encoding calcium uniporter protein 4, mitochondrial, with the protein MALRKMLAKRLLDGRRVTSQSLTPEISLSINTIVPVNDVSNAKCHREYVTSPDSAEKGFFRRFFHRRAPDKSATRLHEFLSLPVGEKLREKLRGTNITSDRIRLDCLSPPAPELTAVDSVFGLSVSDAKKILRLAHVEKLKSKLRAIPESSISYSEFFRICVEGCENENQGAEFAKTLDETGNVIVLGNVVFLRPEQVAKSMEAIICQSVANPNDPRRKALEEMEKQKSMIDQKARELVQGELYIGLGLVLAQTLAAMRLTFWELSWDVMEPICFFVTSIHFALGYGFFLRTSTEPTFQGYFHRRFLAKQKRLMEIHSFDMQKYNQLCKAFYPTTASFHGLE; encoded by the exons ATGGCGCTCCGGAAAATGCTAGCAAAGCGTCTGTTAGACGGCCGCAGAGTCACGTCACAGTCACTCACTCCAGAAATCTCTCTCTCGATCAACACCATCGTTCCCGTAAACGACGTCAGCAACGCCAAATGCCACCGGGAATACGTGACGTCGCCGGATTCAGCAGAGAAAGGATTTTTCCGGCGGTTCTTTCACAGGCGAGCCCCTGATAAATCAGCCACTCGGCTGCATGAATTTCTGTCCTTGCCCGTCGGCGAGAAACTACGGGAGAAGCTGAGAGGAACCAACATTACCAGCGATCGCATCCGACTCGATTGTCTGAGTCCTCCTGCGCCAGAACTCACCGCCGTCGATTCTGTTTTCGGCTTATCGGTATCGGACGCTAAGAAGATCTTACGGCTTGCACATGTCGAGAAGCTGAAATCAAAGCTCAGAGCGATCCCGGAGAGCTCGATTTCCTACTCTGAGTTCTTTCGAATCTGCGTTGAAGGTTGTGAGAACGAAAATCAAGGAGCGGAGTTCGCAAAGACGTTAGACGAAACTGGAAACGTCATCGTTTTGGGAAACGTCGTTTTCCTTCGACCAGAACAG GTGGCGAAATCTATGGAGGCCATAATTTGTCAGAGTGTAGCCAATCCAAACGATCCAAGAAGAAAGGCACTGGAGGAAATGGAGAAACAAAAATCCATGATCGACCAGAAAGCAAGAGAATTGGTCCAGGGTGAGCTCTATATTGGGCTGGGCTTGGTACTGGCCCAAACGCTGGCAGCCATGAGACTAACCTTTTGGGAGCTGAGTTGGGACGTGATGGAGCCCATATGCTTCTTTGTGACATCGATCCATTTCGCCTTGGGCTACGGCTTCTTCCTCCGGACCTCGACGGAGCCCACTTTCCAGGGCTACTTCCACCGCCGCTTTCTCGCCAAGCAAAAACGCCTCATGGAGATTCATAGCTTTGATATGCAAAAGTACAACCAGCTTTGCAAAGCGTTTTACCCAACGACGGCGTCGTTTCACGGCCTTGAATAG